A genomic window from Microbacterium sp. ET2 includes:
- a CDS encoding carbohydrate ABC transporter permease yields MSSVAPVDLPTGEGKDDSSFAEAARDTKSGRIKRRLTSPWATIAAIAIAIVWTIPTFGLLISSFRPAELIQTTGWWTIFQNPGFTLDNYRDVLFSPSQSAPQLGAYFVNSLAIAIPATIFPLVFACMAAYAFAWIKFRGANVLFILVFALQIVPLQMALVPLLQFFSSWLRPLQAGLHNLIPIIPEQNYLPVWIAHTIFALPLAIFLLHNFIHEIPGDVIEAARVDGASHSQIFFRIVLPLAIPAIASFAIFQFLWVWNDLLVALIFSGGTQDVAPLTQRLAELVGSRGQDWQRLTAGAFVSLVVPLIVFFSLQRFFVRGLLAGSTKG; encoded by the coding sequence ATGAGCAGCGTCGCCCCCGTCGATCTTCCCACCGGTGAAGGAAAAGACGATTCGAGCTTCGCCGAGGCCGCCCGCGACACCAAGTCCGGGCGGATCAAGCGCCGCCTGACCTCTCCGTGGGCGACGATCGCGGCGATCGCGATCGCGATCGTCTGGACCATTCCGACCTTCGGCCTGTTGATCTCCTCGTTCCGACCCGCGGAGCTGATCCAGACCACGGGCTGGTGGACGATCTTCCAGAACCCCGGCTTCACGCTGGACAACTACCGAGATGTCCTCTTCTCACCGTCGCAGTCGGCGCCGCAGCTGGGCGCCTACTTCGTCAACTCGCTGGCGATCGCCATCCCGGCGACGATCTTCCCGCTGGTGTTCGCCTGCATGGCCGCTTACGCCTTCGCGTGGATCAAGTTCCGCGGGGCGAATGTGCTGTTCATCCTGGTGTTCGCGCTGCAGATCGTGCCGCTGCAGATGGCCCTCGTGCCGCTTCTGCAGTTCTTCTCCTCGTGGCTGCGGCCGCTGCAGGCGGGGTTGCACAACCTCATCCCGATCATCCCGGAGCAGAACTATCTGCCGGTGTGGATCGCGCACACGATCTTCGCCCTGCCCCTGGCGATCTTCCTGCTGCACAACTTCATCCACGAGATCCCCGGCGACGTCATCGAGGCCGCGCGTGTGGACGGCGCCTCGCACAGCCAGATCTTCTTCCGGATCGTGCTGCCCCTGGCGATCCCGGCCATCGCGTCCTTCGCGATCTTCCAGTTCCTGTGGGTGTGGAACGACCTGCTGGTCGCCCTCATCTTCTCCGGCGGTACGCAGGACGTCGCGCCGCTGACACAGCGACTGGCCGAACTGGTCGGGTCGCGGGGACAGGACTGGCAGCGTCTGACGGCTGGTGCCTTCGTCTCGCTGGTCGTACCACTCATCGTGTTCTTCTCGCTCCAGAGATTCTTCGTCAGAGGTCTCTTGGCGGGATCGACGAAGGGGTAG